A part of Marinicella rhabdoformis genomic DNA contains:
- a CDS encoding pilus assembly protein — MKNIIKINKVLVAATVAMISGADYADASLLQLSHEPLFLNQTVPPAIAVTLDDSGSMAWTYMGANDSNGFVDPTKNRLYYNPNITYSPPLRADGSSFPQSDPSNAMVDGYPNDMNARVDIRTRYIAMGNFSYSRTGNNVTISFKDTRRYNARSGSWTNQYPTGWGCDNGCTGGTQPYYYLGNTRYNITDADELKNFANWYTYYNSRAKLSKAAISRAFAGFNPSFKIAWQELNYRNSFNNLNKFEDTHRNNFFSWLFGAPTSGGTPLRASFKRAGEKFELDSSYTSDDYAGLLSCQQNFHIAISDGGWNGGLSGTFIQDDTSRSIPGDTGTPENGNQPLYGSMGYNGAGAQKIYNYSRDNYLADVAFDSWMRDLKPNLPNYVPRYKKDYTDHDNGSIDFSGLTDEWESSEFVWNPKNDPAYWQHVVTYNVGMGLNASRVEAHASGNTTTCNTVGVTDSKDAVYQSLRANSPTSCVWPNNVIDDVWHSSINSRGDFFSANDPEELINALNEVVNNITERVSRGSTSTVTSGIITDNTSAFSPSFDSSTWSGTLQAKEVNADRSFGDITWDAGCVLTGGYCDSIQENVTKQALRNIYTYDKAANSVVKFDVTLNTALKQMIQESAGQYAGLNYNNPVDGTDVNNIINYVIGDRDQEQANNGSLRTRKSVMSDIVHSSPVIVRGPGEGYKDNLWPNGSPEEGSPYLDFKISEFGRKNMVYVGSNGGMLHAFETESSSPTGHAQEVWSFIPNTVIENLAHLPTNKHHSYVDNTPVKRDVFINGSWKTILVGGLRYGGQAYYALDVTDASSTQPKVLWEFTDSDDQDLGYTYGKPEIVRISSTGEWVALLPNGYNNSQNDTNNPSDPNNHVSASGNAVMYVVRLSDGQLITKIDTGVGSSTTPNGLATPVGVDSEFVKESNLVGGNGVDIGVDLAYAGDLYGNLWRFDLSDTDPSNWTATALVKAQNVMDRPITVQPKVIAIPDSVQTQYDDIMVVFGTGKYIEIPDRDISLPAEQYMVGVIDGISSTEDNLDIMDSRFVTQSMSGNASFRSLSNNVVDYTQDYGWKLRLIDQGERVFNPMALFNSDLMLATTNVTAGVDPCLPGGKSWIVSINPLTGGTPIQGGSEIDIFRNIKIYIGGQLVSIPGSGDLISIPDFIIGEPPVLENQGGGGASIVIEGTENTNIIDLYKHTWRRRNWTNVLTQ, encoded by the coding sequence ATGAAAAATATAATTAAAATCAATAAAGTACTTGTGGCTGCAACTGTGGCAATGATTTCTGGTGCTGATTATGCTGATGCTTCTTTGTTGCAGTTATCACATGAACCATTGTTCCTTAATCAAACGGTCCCTCCTGCCATCGCTGTGACATTGGACGATTCTGGCAGTATGGCCTGGACATATATGGGTGCCAATGATTCTAATGGCTTTGTAGACCCTACAAAAAACAGATTGTATTACAATCCTAATATTACTTATTCACCCCCATTAAGAGCTGATGGCTCTTCTTTTCCTCAGTCAGACCCTTCAAATGCGATGGTCGATGGCTACCCCAATGACATGAATGCCAGGGTGGATATTCGTACACGTTACATAGCTATGGGTAATTTCAGTTACTCTAGAACAGGTAATAATGTCACAATCAGCTTTAAAGACACCAGAAGGTATAACGCCAGAAGTGGAAGTTGGACCAATCAATATCCAACTGGTTGGGGTTGTGATAATGGTTGTACGGGTGGTACGCAACCGTATTACTATTTAGGTAATACAAGGTACAACATTACAGATGCCGATGAGTTGAAAAACTTTGCTAACTGGTACACCTACTATAACTCTCGAGCAAAATTATCAAAGGCGGCAATCAGTAGAGCTTTTGCAGGATTCAATCCCAGTTTTAAAATTGCTTGGCAAGAATTGAATTACAGAAATTCTTTTAATAACCTTAATAAGTTTGAGGATACACATAGAAATAACTTTTTTTCTTGGTTATTTGGTGCACCAACCAGTGGTGGAACGCCACTAAGGGCCTCTTTCAAAAGGGCTGGTGAAAAGTTTGAATTAGATTCCAGTTATACTTCTGATGATTATGCTGGCTTGTTATCTTGTCAACAAAACTTTCATATAGCCATATCAGATGGTGGTTGGAATGGTGGCTTAAGTGGTACTTTTATACAAGATGACACCAGTCGATCCATACCTGGTGATACAGGTACACCTGAAAATGGTAACCAACCACTTTATGGTTCGATGGGCTACAATGGAGCAGGTGCCCAAAAAATATATAATTACAGTAGAGATAATTATTTAGCAGATGTGGCCTTTGATTCTTGGATGAGAGATTTAAAGCCTAATTTACCAAATTATGTACCAAGGTATAAAAAAGATTATACCGATCACGACAATGGTTCGATTGATTTTTCGGGTTTAACTGATGAGTGGGAGAGTTCTGAATTCGTTTGGAATCCAAAAAATGACCCAGCCTATTGGCAACATGTAGTGACTTACAATGTGGGCATGGGCTTGAATGCATCTCGGGTTGAAGCCCACGCAAGTGGTAATACAACTACATGTAACACAGTTGGAGTTACTGATTCAAAAGATGCTGTGTATCAATCATTAAGAGCCAACAGCCCAACCTCATGCGTTTGGCCTAATAATGTGATTGATGATGTATGGCATTCATCAATCAACAGTCGTGGCGATTTTTTCAGTGCCAATGACCCTGAAGAACTGATTAATGCATTAAATGAAGTGGTAAATAACATCACTGAAAGGGTTTCTAGAGGCAGTACCTCAACAGTAACATCGGGTATTATTACTGATAATACGTCTGCATTTTCACCTTCATTTGACTCATCAACTTGGTCAGGAACACTTCAGGCAAAAGAGGTAAATGCAGATCGATCTTTTGGTGATATCACATGGGATGCAGGGTGTGTTTTGACAGGTGGATACTGTGATTCTATTCAAGAAAATGTGACCAAACAGGCTTTAAGAAATATTTACACATATGACAAGGCGGCTAACAGTGTTGTTAAGTTTGATGTCACATTAAATACAGCATTGAAACAGATGATTCAGGAAAGTGCCGGTCAATATGCTGGATTAAATTACAATAACCCAGTAGATGGAACAGATGTAAACAACATCATCAACTATGTCATTGGAGACAGGGATCAAGAGCAAGCTAACAATGGCTCATTGAGAACAAGAAAATCAGTCATGTCAGACATTGTACACTCTAGCCCGGTCATTGTTCGTGGCCCTGGAGAGGGTTATAAAGACAATTTGTGGCCAAATGGGTCTCCAGAAGAAGGTAGCCCTTATTTAGATTTTAAAATATCTGAATTTGGAAGAAAGAACATGGTGTATGTTGGTTCAAATGGCGGGATGTTACATGCATTTGAAACAGAGTCATCATCACCCACGGGTCATGCGCAAGAGGTGTGGTCTTTTATTCCTAATACAGTAATAGAGAATTTGGCACACTTGCCGACTAATAAACACCACTCTTATGTTGATAATACGCCAGTGAAGAGGGATGTCTTTATAAACGGGAGTTGGAAAACCATTTTAGTTGGGGGATTGAGGTACGGAGGACAAGCATATTATGCTTTAGATGTGACCGATGCATCTTCTACTCAACCTAAAGTACTTTGGGAGTTTACCGATTCTGACGATCAAGACTTGGGATATACTTATGGTAAACCTGAAATTGTCAGAATAAGCAGCACTGGAGAGTGGGTTGCATTACTCCCGAATGGTTATAATAATTCACAAAATGACACCAACAATCCATCAGATCCAAACAACCATGTGAGTGCTTCTGGCAACGCCGTAATGTATGTTGTTAGGTTAAGTGATGGTCAGTTAATAACGAAAATTGATACCGGTGTAGGAAGCAGTACAACGCCAAATGGTTTGGCAACTCCAGTTGGAGTGGATTCTGAATTTGTTAAGGAAAGTAATCTTGTTGGTGGTAATGGTGTCGATATAGGTGTGGATCTGGCATATGCTGGAGATTTATACGGCAATTTATGGCGTTTCGATTTAAGTGATACTGATCCTTCAAATTGGACAGCCACGGCATTAGTTAAAGCTCAAAATGTTATGGATAGACCCATTACAGTACAGCCAAAAGTTATTGCCATACCTGATTCAGTACAAACTCAGTATGATGATATTATGGTTGTATTTGGTACGGGTAAATACATTGAAATACCAGACAGAGATATCAGTTTACCTGCTGAACAGTATATGGTTGGTGTTATAGATGGCATCTCATCCACAGAAGACAATTTAGATATTATGGACTCAAGATTTGTAACACAATCCATGAGTGGTAATGCATCATTCAGAAGTTTGTCAAATAATGTTGTTGATTATACGCAAGACTATGGATGGAAGCTTCGCTTGATTGATCAAGGTGAAAGGGTGTTTAATCCTATGGCGCTTTTCAATAGTGACTTGATGTTGGCAACAACTAATGTAACAGCTGGTGTTGATCCTTGTTTACCTGGAGGGAAAAGTTGGATTGTTTCTATCAATCCATTAACGGGCGGTACACCAATTCAAGGTGGTTCGGAAATAGATATATTTAGAAATATTAAGATATACATTGGTGGTCAGCTGGTTAGCATTCCTGGTAGTGGTGACTTGATTTCAATACCTGATTTTATTATTGGAGAACCTCCAGTTCTTGAAAACCAAGGTGGAGGAGGTGCATCAATAGTGATAGAAGGTACTGAAAATACCAATATCATTGATTTATATAAACACACATGGCGTCGAAGAAATTGGACGAATGTACTAACTCAATAA
- a CDS encoding type IV pilin protein, with product MKNKSGFTLIELVVVIAIIALLASYAIPNYRQYVVRSKRVEAQDKVLQVAGMYEKFYANTNAYPTNVTGGGTALSLTNSFLRWKDYRIVHQNRPNNGWRIRAVARGKQATDDPSCIRIQYDNLGQKTPAACWE from the coding sequence ATGAAAAATAAATCTGGATTTACCTTAATAGAATTAGTGGTGGTTATTGCAATCATAGCCTTGTTGGCATCTTATGCCATCCCAAACTATCGACAATATGTCGTCAGAAGCAAGCGGGTTGAAGCACAGGATAAGGTTTTGCAAGTGGCTGGTATGTATGAGAAATTTTATGCTAATACCAATGCATATCCAACAAATGTAACTGGTGGAGGCACAGCTTTATCACTAACGAATTCATTCCTAAGATGGAAAGACTATAGAATAGTACATCAAAATAGACCTAATAATGGGTGGAGAATTCGAGCAGTCGCAAGGGGTAAGCAAGCAACGGATGACCCGTCATGTATCAGAATTCAATATGATAATTTGGGCCAAAAAACACCAGCTGCTTGTTGGGAATAA
- the smpB gene encoding SsrA-binding protein SmpB: MAKQKKKDNNIVTNKKASYEFHFIEDYEAGLALEGWEVKSIRAGKVNLAESYVFVKEGEVWLTGCHITPLNTASTHIIPETNRMKKLLLNRNEINYLIGAVERKGLTLVARSLYWKKGKVKLKLILAQGKKVHDKRAATKDREWNIQKQRILKGNHR, from the coding sequence ATGGCCAAACAAAAGAAAAAGGATAATAACATTGTTACCAATAAAAAGGCATCTTACGAGTTCCATTTTATTGAAGATTACGAAGCTGGCCTGGCTCTGGAAGGCTGGGAAGTTAAAAGTATACGCGCTGGCAAAGTCAACTTGGCAGAAAGTTATGTCTTTGTCAAAGAGGGTGAGGTTTGGTTAACCGGTTGTCATATCACACCACTCAACACAGCTTCTACTCACATCATTCCAGAAACTAACAGAATGAAAAAGTTGCTGCTCAATCGGAATGAGATAAATTATTTGATTGGAGCGGTTGAAAGAAAAGGATTGACCTTGGTGGCCAGAAGCCTGTATTGGAAAAAAGGGAAAGTAAAACTGAAATTAATTTTGGCTCAAGGTAAAAAAGTACACGATAAACGTGCTGCAACAAAAGACCGTGAATGGAACATACAAAAACAAAGAATACTCAAAGGCAATCACCGCTGA
- a CDS encoding SRPBCC family protein, with protein MVEVVKSAIVTHTADEMYQLVNDVTSYPEFLKWCVKGTIHHQDGDYYEATLDMSVKGINVSFMTANRKEDRAGVLHLDLQLKKGPFNQLHGHWAFKPLGDVGCRVSLLLNYEVKSSVINQLFAKGFERIAERMVSDFVSRAGDLYA; from the coding sequence GTGGTTGAAGTTGTTAAATCAGCAATAGTGACACACACGGCCGATGAAATGTATCAATTGGTTAATGATGTGACTTCATATCCAGAGTTTCTGAAGTGGTGTGTTAAAGGAACGATTCACCACCAAGATGGCGATTATTACGAAGCCACATTAGATATGTCTGTCAAAGGCATTAATGTATCATTCATGACGGCCAACAGAAAAGAGGACAGGGCAGGTGTGTTGCATTTAGATTTACAGCTCAAAAAAGGCCCGTTTAACCAGTTACATGGACACTGGGCATTCAAGCCTTTAGGGGATGTGGGTTGTCGTGTGAGTTTATTGTTGAATTATGAAGTCAAATCGTCTGTGATTAATCAACTGTTTGCTAAAGGGTTTGAGAGAATTGCAGAGCGAATGGTGTCGGATTTTGTGAGCCGGGCTGGAGATTTATATGCTTGA
- a CDS encoding RnfH family protein, which produces MLDIEVIYAKENEQIIFKVSVDNDATIEQAILASNILNKYPEIDMLTVDVGVFSQRKKMSDGLNNGDRIEIYRPLIADPKQKRRAKAEVQKENKQFL; this is translated from the coding sequence ATGCTTGATATTGAAGTGATTTATGCTAAAGAGAACGAGCAAATAATTTTTAAGGTATCCGTTGATAATGACGCAACAATAGAACAAGCCATACTGGCTTCAAATATATTGAATAAATACCCGGAAATTGACATGTTAACTGTTGATGTTGGGGTCTTTAGTCAAAGAAAAAAAATGTCTGATGGCTTGAATAATGGTGACCGAATCGAAATATACCGGCCACTGATTGCAGACCCCAAGCAAAAGAGGCGAGCCAAAGCTGAGGTTCAAAAAGAGAACAAACAATTCCTTTAA
- a CDS encoding outer membrane protein assembly factor BamE: protein MKIALTTLFLALMTLTACYKTPVQQGNILKQEDIDEVKPGMSKRQVAIILGTPTVADPFNHDRWDYVNTSKVKGQFKKLKKFTVYFENDKLVKTEGNYFPKENNVEIEEPED from the coding sequence ATGAAAATTGCACTGACTACCTTATTTTTGGCTTTGATGACCTTAACCGCTTGTTATAAGACACCTGTTCAGCAAGGCAACATATTGAAACAAGAAGATATAGATGAAGTAAAACCTGGCATGAGTAAACGACAGGTAGCCATCATTTTAGGCACACCTACGGTTGCCGACCCTTTTAATCATGACCGCTGGGATTATGTCAACACATCTAAAGTAAAAGGACAATTCAAAAAATTGAAAAAATTTACTGTATATTTTGAAAATGACAAATTGGTTAAAACAGAAGGCAATTACTTTCCCAAGGAAAATAATGTAGAAATTGAAGAGCCTGAAGATTAA
- the fur gene encoding ferric iron uptake transcriptional regulator: MSSQEIKEAGLKVTLPRLQVLEFLTNNKGEHFTAEALFTEMKQTGHDVGLATIYRVLNQFETAGLVCKHQFENNQAVYELETGDHHDHMVDLDNGDVIEFFDSELERLQERIAEKHGYELMDHKMVLYVKKKK; the protein is encoded by the coding sequence ATGAGTAGTCAAGAAATTAAGGAAGCTGGTCTAAAAGTCACATTACCCCGTTTACAGGTATTGGAATTTTTAACCAATAACAAAGGAGAACACTTCACAGCAGAAGCTTTGTTCACAGAAATGAAACAAACAGGTCATGATGTAGGTTTGGCCACCATCTATCGTGTTTTGAATCAATTTGAAACCGCTGGCTTGGTGTGTAAGCACCAGTTTGAAAACAACCAAGCTGTGTATGAACTGGAAACCGGAGACCACCATGATCATATGGTTGATTTGGATAATGGAGATGTGATTGAATTTTTCGACTCTGAGTTAGAACGATTACAAGAAAGAATTGCAGAAAAGCATGGTTATGAGTTGATGGATCATAAAATGGTTCTCTACGTTAAAAAGAAAAAATAA
- the queD gene encoding 6-carboxytetrahydropterin synthase QueD codes for MDIYKEFYLESAHWLPHVPDGHKCGRLHGHSFKVILTVTGEPDPQSGWIIDFADIKSIFQPLYDQLDHACLNHIEGLENPTSEVLAQWIWKQLKPDLPLLSQIEVCETCTSGCLYRGE; via the coding sequence ATGGACATTTATAAAGAGTTTTACCTTGAGTCGGCGCATTGGTTACCTCATGTTCCTGACGGTCATAAATGTGGTCGATTACATGGACATTCGTTCAAAGTTATCCTAACGGTCACTGGAGAGCCTGATCCGCAAAGTGGTTGGATCATTGACTTTGCAGACATCAAATCAATTTTTCAACCATTGTACGATCAATTAGATCATGCCTGTTTGAATCATATTGAAGGATTAGAAAACCCAACCAGTGAGGTTTTGGCACAATGGATTTGGAAACAACTTAAGCCGGACTTGCCGTTGTTGAGTCAAATTGAAGTGTGTGAAACATGTACATCTGGTTGTCTGTATAGGGGTGAGTAA
- a CDS encoding polyprenyl synthetase family protein, giving the protein MARILSLLTHVALQKFSQCDKSQLHLNPALTYNVAQLKLSIFFDSMSTNITDLKQVLSLTQNNMDKVNHHLRQQLTSDVVLINQIAEYIIANGGKRLRPMLMLLISQALNYQGQQNINLAAVIELIHTATLLHDDVVDESDMRRGEKTSHEIWGNAASVLVGDFLYSKSFQMMLEADDMRVMSVLANATNRISEGEVQQLLNIGNLDITEKAYYQIIENKTAKLFEAACELAAILGDLNNEQQQKLAKFGMHLGAAFQIADDVLDYTADAETMGKNLGDDFAEGKLTLPLIYILQNGNDIEKRLIESAIKTPEQANFEQIKNLVNQSEALQYTNNKAKQEAEHAKECIANLAESDAKSALLFLCDYAWQRNK; this is encoded by the coding sequence ATGGCGCGCATCTTATCATTGTTAACCCATGTCGCGTTGCAAAAATTCAGTCAATGTGACAAAAGTCAACTGCACCTTAACCCTGCTTTGACATATAATGTGGCGCAATTAAAGTTATCGATATTTTTTGACAGCATGAGTACTAACATCACGGATTTGAAACAAGTTTTGTCACTGACCCAGAACAACATGGATAAAGTGAACCATCACCTGCGTCAACAACTGACCTCAGATGTGGTGTTAATCAACCAAATTGCTGAATACATCATCGCCAATGGTGGAAAGCGACTGCGCCCCATGTTAATGCTTTTGATCAGCCAGGCCTTAAATTATCAAGGCCAACAAAACATCAACTTGGCCGCAGTGATTGAATTAATTCATACAGCCACTTTACTTCATGATGATGTGGTAGATGAGTCAGACATGCGGCGCGGTGAAAAAACATCTCATGAAATTTGGGGTAATGCAGCCAGTGTACTGGTCGGTGATTTTTTATACTCAAAATCATTTCAGATGATGTTAGAAGCCGATGACATGAGGGTGATGTCAGTATTGGCCAATGCAACCAACCGCATTTCTGAAGGTGAAGTCCAACAATTACTCAATATTGGTAACTTAGACATCACAGAAAAAGCTTATTACCAAATCATTGAAAACAAAACAGCAAAACTGTTTGAAGCTGCTTGTGAATTGGCGGCCATTTTGGGTGACCTAAATAATGAACAACAACAAAAGCTTGCTAAATTTGGTATGCACCTGGGTGCGGCTTTTCAAATTGCCGATGACGTTTTAGATTACACTGCAGATGCGGAAACCATGGGGAAAAATTTAGGTGACGATTTTGCAGAAGGTAAACTCACCTTGCCTCTGATATACATCCTTCAAAATGGCAACGACATTGAAAAACGATTGATTGAAAGTGCTATAAAAACTCCAGAGCAAGCAAACTTTGAACAAATCAAAAATCTGGTTAACCAATCAGAAGCCTTACAATACACCAACAATAAAGCCAAACAAGAAGCGGAACATGCCAAAGAATGTATTGCTAACCTTGCAGAATCTGATGCCAAGTCTGCCCTGCTTTTTCTATGTGATTATGCCTGGCAAAGAAACAAATAA
- a CDS encoding MFS transporter, which translates to MSAINSEEKKAALSIAALVSLRVYGLFLIMPVFSIYAEKLPFSTPVLIGLAVGMYGLTQALLQVPMGLLSDFWGRKKVMAIGLLMFFVGSVVAALANDIYWVILGRCVQGMGAIASTGMAYIADVSRPEQRAKMMGIVGASIGFAFMLSFMTGPLLAQWIGIKGLFWLTAVLALIALALLFVAVKEPRKKVKKGFSTAELIAAIKQKDLLLLDVFVFLLHASMSAIFVVLPLLMLHQLNFESHAHWKLYVPVLILSLFIMIPLIILQEKKKQHVKFLLLAMLGLSLSVLLLGWGVKSLWMLALMMTVYFGLFNFLEAAMPSLLSKRADDQYRGAAMGVYSSSQFFGAFIGGVLAGYVMQWKAEYVFYAIFVLLFSFTALGIKAFKNN; encoded by the coding sequence ATGAGCGCCATCAATTCAGAAGAGAAAAAAGCCGCACTGTCGATTGCCGCATTGGTGTCTTTGCGTGTATACGGTTTATTTTTGATTATGCCCGTTTTTTCGATTTATGCGGAAAAGCTGCCTTTTTCTACGCCTGTATTAATAGGCTTGGCGGTAGGCATGTATGGACTAACTCAGGCTTTGTTGCAAGTTCCTATGGGATTGTTGTCTGATTTTTGGGGCAGAAAAAAAGTCATGGCAATAGGATTGCTCATGTTTTTTGTGGGTTCTGTTGTGGCGGCATTGGCAAATGATATTTATTGGGTAATCTTGGGTCGTTGTGTGCAAGGCATGGGAGCCATTGCATCGACTGGAATGGCCTATATTGCTGATGTGTCTCGTCCTGAACAAAGGGCAAAAATGATGGGCATAGTGGGCGCGAGTATTGGCTTTGCATTTATGTTGTCATTTATGACTGGCCCCCTTTTGGCGCAGTGGATTGGTATCAAAGGCTTGTTTTGGTTGACTGCGGTTCTTGCGCTGATTGCACTGGCTTTGCTTTTTGTGGCTGTAAAGGAGCCCCGTAAAAAAGTAAAAAAAGGCTTCAGTACTGCTGAATTGATTGCGGCAATTAAACAAAAGGATTTACTGCTGCTTGATGTCTTTGTTTTTTTATTGCATGCCAGTATGTCCGCCATATTTGTGGTATTGCCATTGTTAATGCTTCATCAATTGAATTTTGAAAGTCATGCGCATTGGAAGCTGTATGTCCCTGTGCTGATACTGTCCTTGTTCATCATGATTCCTTTGATTATTTTACAAGAAAAGAAAAAGCAACATGTAAAATTCTTGTTATTGGCCATGTTAGGCTTGAGCCTCTCGGTATTGCTTTTAGGGTGGGGCGTTAAATCACTGTGGATGTTGGCTTTAATGATGACTGTATATTTTGGTTTGTTTAACTTTTTAGAGGCAGCCATGCCTTCATTGTTGTCTAAACGTGCTGATGATCAATACCGTGGTGCCGCAATGGGTGTGTATTCTTCCAGTCAATTTTTTGGTGCTTTCATCGGCGGTGTTTTGGCCGGTTATGTGATGCAATGGAAAGCTGAGTATGTTTTCTATGCTATTTTTGTTTTGTTATTCAGCTTCACAGCATTAGGTATCAAGGCGTTTAAAAATAATTAG
- a CDS encoding HlyC/CorC family transporter, which yields MLNSIPTNYLLGAIGVLLFLSAFFSSSETALMALNRLKLKNDAKQKKGAYLAQKLLEQPDRLIGLILIGNNFINIAATALTTVVAIKIAGDKGVAYGTAFLTFAILIFSEVTPKTYAALHPEKIAYVASFILAPMLKILYPLVWLTNLFTNGILRLLGVPQSIAKEALSHEELRTLVVENNMIDPNEHQNMMINVMNLDHITLEDVMVPRNEIQGININDDWATIEKQLIETYLTRLPVYQDNIDEVIGILHIRTILSLLNNKTLNKERLKKILRKPYFVPESARLSAQMKEFQRKERRMGLVVDEYGDLVGLVTLDDILEEIVGKFTSEPGDRGLKIIKKGDNQYLVKGRIAIRSLNRRLQWNLPTEDATTINGLITEYLQDLPTQDIAVEIEGYRMTILETTEDNIISRVMIEPPLVKNLKSD from the coding sequence ATGTTAAACTCTATTCCTACAAATTACTTATTGGGCGCCATTGGTGTACTGCTGTTTTTGTCAGCCTTTTTTTCTAGCTCGGAAACGGCTTTGATGGCACTGAACCGTTTGAAGCTCAAAAACGACGCGAAACAAAAGAAAGGCGCTTACTTGGCACAAAAATTATTAGAGCAACCTGATCGCTTGATTGGATTGATTTTAATTGGCAATAATTTCATCAACATTGCAGCCACTGCTTTGACGACTGTCGTTGCGATCAAAATTGCTGGTGACAAAGGTGTGGCATATGGTACGGCATTCCTGACTTTTGCGATCTTGATTTTCTCTGAAGTCACACCCAAAACTTACGCCGCCTTACACCCTGAAAAAATTGCCTATGTCGCTTCATTCATTTTAGCACCCATGCTGAAAATTCTTTACCCTCTGGTGTGGCTGACCAACTTATTTACCAATGGTATATTAAGACTTTTAGGCGTCCCACAATCAATAGCAAAAGAAGCATTATCTCATGAAGAGTTAAGGACTTTGGTGGTTGAGAACAACATGATCGACCCCAACGAACATCAAAACATGATGATCAATGTGATGAACTTAGACCACATCACCCTAGAAGATGTCATGGTTCCACGCAATGAAATTCAAGGCATAAACATCAATGACGATTGGGCCACTATTGAGAAGCAATTAATAGAAACTTATTTAACTCGTCTGCCCGTTTATCAAGACAATATTGATGAAGTGATTGGTATCCTACACATTCGAACCATTTTATCTTTGTTAAACAACAAAACCTTAAACAAAGAACGTTTGAAAAAAATCCTCAGAAAACCCTATTTTGTTCCAGAATCCGCCAGGTTGTCTGCACAAATGAAAGAATTTCAACGCAAAGAACGTCGCATGGGTTTGGTTGTTGATGAATATGGTGATTTGGTTGGCTTGGTCACACTGGATGATATTTTAGAAGAGATTGTTGGTAAGTTCACTTCAGAACCGGGCGACCGTGGTTTGAAAATCATCAAAAAAGGTGATAATCAGTACCTCGTCAAAGGGCGCATCGCGATACGATCACTGAATCGACGCCTTCAATGGAACCTGCCGACTGAAGATGCCACCACAATCAATGGCTTGATTACTGAATACCTTCAAGATTTACCTACCCAAGACATCGCAGTAGAAATTGAGGGGTACCGCATGACCATTCTTGAAACAACAGAAGACAACATCATCAGCAGGGTTATGATTGAACCACCATTGGTTAAAAACTTGAAAAGTGACTAA
- a CDS encoding cytochrome C assembly family protein, which translates to MTYLLFATFLAHFLAVFTLKNQRTSNLLLVVASALQTLLCGQLLLSQEGWSFNAQNAVLLVSWEVNIIVLLATIRMLPVRFLIHTISMAALVWIYFWPALSDVTPYSWQLDLHIMLSITAYAVLSVSSVLALALAWQIKRMKTHVFSGAGTSMNNLLSNEEKLFKLVVTGWLLLSCALVSGMIFIDGFFGNGMGHKVIFSLIAWILFALLIFGRLTKGWRGKKAIKLNLLAMVLLALGYLGSQIVIDYFV; encoded by the coding sequence ATGACTTACCTGCTCTTTGCCACATTTTTGGCACACTTTCTGGCTGTTTTCACGCTTAAAAACCAGCGCACATCTAATTTATTGCTTGTGGTTGCCAGCGCCCTACAAACCTTATTATGCGGCCAATTGTTGCTGTCACAAGAAGGCTGGTCTTTTAATGCACAAAATGCAGTGTTATTGGTCAGCTGGGAAGTCAATATCATCGTATTGTTAGCCACCATTAGGATGTTGCCTGTGCGTTTTTTAATTCACACCATTTCAATGGCTGCACTGGTATGGATTTATTTTTGGCCTGCTCTGAGCGATGTCACTCCTTATTCATGGCAATTAGACCTGCACATCATGCTGTCCATTACTGCTTATGCAGTGCTTTCAGTTTCCAGTGTTTTGGCGCTGGCCCTGGCTTGGCAAATCAAACGAATGAAAACACATGTTTTTTCAGGAGCCGGCACATCCATGAACAACCTGCTCAGTAACGAGGAAAAATTGTTCAAACTGGTTGTCACCGGTTGGTTACTGCTGTCTTGTGCTTTGGTTTCTGGCATGATATTTATTGACGGCTTTTTCGGCAATGGTATGGGGCACAAAGTGATTTTTTCTTTGATTGCTTGGATACTCTTTGCTTTGTTGATTTTTGGCCGTTTGACCAAAGGCTGGCGTGGCAAAAAAGCGATAAAACTAAACCTGTTGGCGATGGTGCTTTTGGCACTGGGCTACCTGGGCAGCCAAATCGTTATAGATTACTTTGTATAA